A genomic region of Xiphophorus couchianus chromosome 18, X_couchianus-1.0, whole genome shotgun sequence contains the following coding sequences:
- the LOC114133165 gene encoding sodium- and chloride-dependent GABA transporter 2-like, translating into MLNEKCAQKALPPEVEERGHWGSKVQFLLAVAGNVVGFGNVWRFPYLCYKNGGGAFLVPYLVFVVTCGVPLFLLETTMGQYTQEGGITCWRKLCPLAEGIGFGGQLILFYSCMTYIIILSWGLLYLVFSFSSQLPWASCDNYWNTEDCVDFSTNSTFQWTNRTNSTSAATEFWERRVLAISGGIEEVGSIRWEVLLCLIVMWIICYFCIWKGVKSTGKVVYFTATFPYVMLLILLIRGLTLPGALEGVVFYLLPEPSRLTDPQVWMEAGAQIFFSYSVGVGSLTVLGSYNKHNNNCYRDCLWLCFLNSATSVVAGFAVFSVLGFMAHQQGIPIAEVAESGPGLAFIAYPQAVAMMPLPQLWSICFFVMLILLGLDTEFVSMEVVMTSIIDMFPRVMRRAGRRESFLLLFCLICFFSQLVMITEGGMFVFQLFDYYACNGACILFLCVFETLSMGWVFGADRLYGIIEDMTGVKANPFFKICWLYITPLVSLGSFICSLIKYQPLTFNRWYVYPSWAYVLGWVLALSSILLVPGWALYKMMTASGTPRQRLQYLCQPALSDSPTQIRGAELQNKGVDLMQPFMVN; encoded by the exons AtgttgaatgaaaaatgtgcCCAGAAAGCGCTTCCACCTGAGGTGGAGGAGAGAGGACACTGGGGGAGCAAGGTGCAGTTTCTGCTGGCCGTGGCTGGAAATGTTGTCGGCTTCGGCAACGTCTGGAGGTTTCCTTACCTCTGCTACAAAAACGGAGGGG gTGCATTCTTGGTGCCATATCTGGTTTTTGTGGTGACCTGTGGCGTACCTCTGTTCCTGCTGGAAACAACCATGGGCCAGTACACACAGGAGGGGGGCATCACCTGCTGGAGGAAGCTGTGTCCGCTTGCAGAAG gTATAGGCTTTGGAGGGCAGCTGATCCTCTTCTACAGCTGCATGACTTACATCATTATTCTGTCCTGGGGTTTGCTCTATTTGGTCTTCTCCTTCAGCTCCCAGCTCCCCTGGGCCAGTTGTGACAACTACTGGAACACAG AGGACTGTGTGGACTTTTCAACAAACAGCACCTTCCAGTGGACCAACAGGACTAATTCCACCTCAGCGGCCACAGAATTCTGGGA acGGCGTGTCCTGGCTATCTCAGGGGGAATTGAGGAGGTGGGCAGCATCAGGTGGGAGGTGCTGTTGTGCTTGATTGTAATGTGGATCATTTGCTACTTCTGCATTTGGAAAGGAGTCAAGTCCACAGGAAAG gTGGTGTACTTCACTGCCACCTTCCCATATGTCATGTTGTTAATCCTTTTGATTCGAGGACTAACTCTTCCCGGCGCCCTTGAAGGAGTCGTTTTTTATCTTCTTCCTGAACCGTCCCGACTCACCGACCCTCAG GTGTGGATGGAGGCCGGCGCGCAGATCTTCTTCTCCTACAGTGTTGGGGTGGGCTCTCTAACTGTGCTGGGCAGCTACAACAAACACAATAACAACTGCTACAG GGACTGCCTGTGGCTGTGTTTCCTGAACAGTGCTACCAGTGTGGTAGCTGGGTTCGCCGTGTTCTCTGTGCTGGGTTTCATGGCTCATCAGCAAGGCATTCCCATTGCAGAGGTGGCCGAGTCAG GTCCAGGCCTGGCATTCATCGCATACCCTCAGGCGGTGGCCATGATGCCTCTGCCCCAGCTCTGGTCCATCTGCTTCTTTGTCATGCTCATCCTCTTGGGTCTGGACACAGAA TTTGTCTCCATGGAGGTGGTGATGACGTCCATCATTGATATGTTTCCCAGAGTTATGCGACGGGCAGGACGCCGGGAGAgcttcctcctgctcttctgTCTGATTTGCTTCTTCTCTCAACTCGTCATGATTACCGAA GGAGGGATGTTTGTGTTCCAGCTGTTTGACTACTATGCATGTAATGGAGCCTgcatcctcttcctctgtgtgtttgaaACTCTGTCAATGGGCTGGGTGTTTG GGGCAGATCGGTTGTATGGCATCATAGAGGATATGACAGGGGTGAAGGCCAATCCTTTCTTCAAAATCTGCTGGCTTTACATCACGCCACTGGTCTCACTG GGATCTTTCATATGTTCCTTAATCAAGTATCAGCCTCTGACCTTTAATCGCTGGTATGTCTACCCATCCTGGGCTTACGTGTTGGGCTGGGTGCTGGCTCTCTCCTCCATCCTGCTTGTACCTGGGTGGGCACTTTATAAGATGATGACCGCCAGCGGCACACCTAGACAG CGCCTCCAGTACTTGTGCCAGCCTGCTCTAAGTGACTCACCAACTCAAATAAGAGGAGCTGAGCTGCAAAACAAGGGTGTTGACCTGATGCAGCCATTCATGGTCAACTGA
- the LOC114133166 gene encoding CLOCK-interacting pacemaker: protein MPKEQLCFRENGPCAPSSKNAKDKSNSNTLLAIRDLKHAVDSNRRGSSCSSEKDSGYSDGSDWQQTDIEVQRSTKSQLRLVEHAEAPQTGQSKVHGGRNTGNPAVMSTKLVHQPIYIIKPATTLKRSQLHVNNSMRISNHIVSPHMISPDQSNFVPASIHLSKPFKSQNLRVTGNKINNTYLPILKSYPRIAPHPIKKPPDKSLSNQESQYLSKRMCTERKTEDNSVTTGPSEEHHHNQPTVSNSVLLSTLSSRNSLSSSTFSIYSTNPGSPSISSLHTASSDHSDGGSQRKINSSPHHRRFLNTVELLRQSGLLDITLRTKELLRQSNSTEQEISQLRQHTELLCQAVSNPAHCLNGVTAWEHVCQAMTESGSYPILNMTRKSRKPLHPDPISQPQSISLGNITILQAAEGSCLSNTSSEQSQVIQDEKVEIRERSPGIVTMVSPDSSTG from the exons ATGCCGAAAGAGCAGCTTTGTTTCAGGGAAAATGGTCCCTGTGCACCATCAAGCAAGAATGCGAAAGATAAGAGCAACAGCAATACCTTGCTGGCAATACGTGACCTAAAGCATGCAGTTGATTCTAACAGAAGAggctccagctgcagctcagaaaaAGACTCTGGGTATTCTG ACGGTTCCGACTGGCAGCAGACAGATATTGAGGTCCAGAGGAGCACCAAAAGCCAGCTGAGATTGGTAGAACATGCAGAGGCTCCACAAACTGGTCAGTCTAAAGTACATGGTGGCAGAAATACTGGAAATCCTGCTGTCATGTCAACCAAACTGGTTCACCAACCCATCTACATCATCAAG CCAGCTACAACCCTGAAAAGAAGTCAGTTGCATGTAAATAACAGCATGAGGATAAGCAACCATATTGTTTCTCCACATATGATCAGCCCGGATCAGTCAAACTTTGTGCCAGCATCGATTCATCTTAGCAAGCCTTTCAAGTCCCAAAATTTGAGAGTCacgggaaataaaataaacaacaccTACCTTCCTATTCTTAAGTCTTACCCTCGCATAGCACCACATCCTATCAAGAAACCACCTGACAAGTCTTTATCAAACCAGGAATCCCAATATTTGAGCAAGAGGATGTGCACAGAACGTAAGACTGAAGACAATTCAGTAACGACAGGTCCGTCGGAGGAACATCATCACAACCAACCGACAGTTTCAAACTCTGTCCTGTTGAGCACCTTGTCAAGCAGAAACAGCTTGTcctcctccaccttcagcaTTTATTCCACAAACCCAGGATCTCCATCCATCTCTAGTCTGCACACTGCATCTTCTGATCACTCAGACGGCGGAAGTCAAAGGAAAATCAACTCTAGTCCTCACCATCGGCGATTCCTCAACACGGTAGAACTTCTCAGGCAGTCGGGTCTGTTGGACATTACCTTGCGTACAAAGGAGCTCCTTCGCCAGAGCAACAGCACTGAGCAGGAGATTTCCCAGCTGCGTCAACACACAGAGTTACTCTGCCAGGCTGTCAGCAACCCAGCCCACTGCCTTAACGGTGTCACAGCCTGGGAACATGTGTGTCAGGCCATGACAGAGTCTGGTAGCTATCCCATCCTCAACATGACACGCAAATCTCGGAAGCCCTTACATCCAGATCCAATCAGTCAACCCCAAAGTATTTCTTTAGGTAACATAACAATACTACAAGCTGCTGAAGGCTCATGTCTTTCTAACACCAGCTCAGAGCAATCTCAGGTAATCCAAGATGAGAAAGTTGAGATCAGAGAAAGATCTCCAGGCATTGTGACCATGGTGTCTCCTGACAGTTCTACTGGTTAG